A stretch of Cucumis sativus cultivar 9930 chromosome 2, Cucumber_9930_V3, whole genome shotgun sequence DNA encodes these proteins:
- the LOC101217521 gene encoding WAT1-related protein At4g08290 yields the protein MMFLMVLSLLLSLLNKLKKMMSENSIVSKLKPYILVVSLQFGIAGIYVICMATLTKGMSRYVLIVYRNTVATLFLAPFALIFERKTRPKMTLPVALQIMVLGFLEPVVDQGFGYLGMTYTSASFTSAIMNAVPSVTFIIAVLFRVERLNVKQVRGVAKVIGTLVTFAGALVMTLYKGPILDFFWTQKTNHHVNIGAAATNQHWVAGTLFILLGCVAWSCFYILQSITVKRYPAELSLSALICLAGALQSTVIAVAIEHHASAWAVGWDSRLLAPLYTGIVGSGIAYYFQALVMKTRGPVFVTAFNPLCMIVVTIISSIVLAEKIHLGSVIGGLIIAIGLYAVVWGKSKDYSTADHLQKPNGTAVPELPIVASQLPAEQEAHLQPSK from the exons ATGATGTTTCTCATGGTGCTCTCCCTTTTATTATCACTTCTCAAcaagttgaagaagatgatgagtGAGAATTCTATTGTGAGTAAGTTGAAGCCTTATATTCTAGTGGTGAGCCTACAATTTGGAATTGCAGGCATATATGTAATATGCATGGCCACTCTCACTAAAGGCATGAGTCGTTATGTTTTGATCGTGTATCGAAACACTGTTGCCACTCTCTTTCTTGCTCCATTTGCGCTAATCTTCGAAAG GAAAACGAGACCAAAGATGACACTCCCTGTCGCTTTACAAATCATGGTCTTAGGTTTTCTAGA ACCCGTAGTTGATCAGGGGTTTGGTTATTTAGGGATGACATACACGTCAGCATCATTCACATCGGCCATCATGAACGCTGTGCCCTCTGTTACCTTTATCATTGCGGTCCTTTTTCG AGTGGAACGTTTAAATGTAAAACAAGTACGAGGGGTAGCCAAGGTAATTGGGACCTTGGTGACCTTCGCCGGAGCTTTGGTTATGACACTTTACAAAGGCCCAATTCTCGATTTCTTTTGGACTCAAAAAACCAACCACCACGTTAACATAGGCGCCGCCGCCACCAATCAGCATTGGGTGGCAGGAACGTTGTTCATCCTTCTGGGCTGCGTGGCTTGGTCTTGTTTCTACATATTACAG tctaTAACAGTAAAGAGATACCCGGCGGAGTTGTCTCTCTCAGCACTGATATGCTTGGCTGGTGCACTTCAGAGCACAGTGATAGCAGTAGCTATTGAGCATCATGCTAGTGCATGGGCTGTAGGCTGGGATTCCAGGCTTCTGGCTCCTCTCTATAcg GGAATAGTTGGGTCAGGAATTGCATATTACTTTCAAGCTCTTGTTATGAAGACCAGAGGTCCTGTCTTTGTGACGGCTTTCAACCCTTTATGTATGATCGTTGTCACCATTATCTCTTCCATTGTTCTTGCCGAGAAGATTCACCTTGGAAG CGTTATTGGAGGCCTCATCATCGCAATTGGGCTTTATGCAGTCGTTTGGGGAAAAAGTAAGGATTATTCCACCGCCGACCACCTCCAAAAGCCTAACGGCACCGCCGTACCTGAGCTTCCAATTGTTGCCTCTCAACTCCCCGCCGAACAAGAAGCTCATCTTCAACCttcaaaatga
- the LOC101217290 gene encoding gamma-glutamylcyclotransferase 2-3 isoform X1: protein MVMWVFGYGSLIWKTGFPFDQKLPGCIKGYRRVFYQGSTDHRGTPEFPGRTVTLEAAEGEVCWGVAYKITKTEDKETALNHLEVREKQYDRKEYVDFFTDPMDTTTPVVSGVMVYIASPDKKLNKNYLGPASIEEIAKQVVHAEGPSGPNKDYIFQLEKALLQFGWDDKHVTDLANEVRSLLSDGKQTAA from the exons ATGGTGATGTGGGTATTCGGGTACGGCTCTCTTATTTGGAAAACTGGCTTTCCCTTTGACCAAAAATTACCTGGCTGTATCAAAGGCTACCGCCGTGTCTTCTATCAAG GAAGTACTGATCATAGAGGAACTCCTGAGTTTCCTGGAAGAACTGTGACATTGGAGGCTGCGGAAGGGGAAGTTTGT TGGGGTGTTGCTTACAAGATCACCAAAACGGAGGATAAAGAAACTGCACTAAAT CATTTGGAAGTGAGGGAGAAACAATATGATAGAAAAGAATATGTCGACTTTTTTACC GACCCCATGGATACCACCACCCCTGTTGTTTCTGGAGTAATGGT GTATATTGCATCTCCGGACAAGAAGCTAAACAAGAATTACCTTGGCCCTGCGTCTATCGAGGAGATTGCTAA ACAGGTAGTTCATGCGGAAGGACCTTCAGGACCAAACAAGGACTATATTTTTCAACTTGAAAAGGCTCTTCTTCAGTTTG GATGGGATGATAAACATGTAACCGATTTAGCAAATGAAGTTAGAAGCCTTCTTTCAGATGGGAAGCAGACTGCTGCTTAG
- the LOC101217290 gene encoding gamma-glutamylcyclotransferase 2-3 isoform X2: MVMWVFGYGSLIWKTGFPFDQKLPGCIKGYRRVFYQGSTDHRGTPEFPGRTVTLEAAEGEVCHLEVREKQYDRKEYVDFFTDPMDTTTPVVSGVMVYIASPDKKLNKNYLGPASIEEIAKQVVHAEGPSGPNKDYIFQLEKALLQFGWDDKHVTDLANEVRSLLSDGKQTAA, translated from the exons ATGGTGATGTGGGTATTCGGGTACGGCTCTCTTATTTGGAAAACTGGCTTTCCCTTTGACCAAAAATTACCTGGCTGTATCAAAGGCTACCGCCGTGTCTTCTATCAAG GAAGTACTGATCATAGAGGAACTCCTGAGTTTCCTGGAAGAACTGTGACATTGGAGGCTGCGGAAGGGGAAGTTTGT CATTTGGAAGTGAGGGAGAAACAATATGATAGAAAAGAATATGTCGACTTTTTTACC GACCCCATGGATACCACCACCCCTGTTGTTTCTGGAGTAATGGT GTATATTGCATCTCCGGACAAGAAGCTAAACAAGAATTACCTTGGCCCTGCGTCTATCGAGGAGATTGCTAA ACAGGTAGTTCATGCGGAAGGACCTTCAGGACCAAACAAGGACTATATTTTTCAACTTGAAAAGGCTCTTCTTCAGTTTG GATGGGATGATAAACATGTAACCGATTTAGCAAATGAAGTTAGAAGCCTTCTTTCAGATGGGAAGCAGACTGCTGCTTAG
- the LOC101217045 gene encoding DNA ligase 1 isoform X2 → MAEELQGNDTPKEEPMDVAVGIETKIHNAMRSRISHFKEQADSLTFEGVRRLLEKDLCMETYTLDVHKRYVKQCLVKCLEADLEDNVSKDSELTGRKSVNKEEAPESPEGHQSKKGAKEPCLEDEEKMEDSPVMGLLTGRSTKNVESDGIKGIKGKDDKDVPSESTIMKAIRKRTSYLKANSEKVTMAGVRRLLEDDLKLTKNVLDSCKKFISQQVEEILTSCEAAEQVSNLKSPKKISKESSYSTEGSSSEEENDEVNPGKTNATKGRIPDSNETKKRKRSTKKTVSAQKQSKHVQDTSDEDSDEGGGNVSEDGRSGSSNEKPVKKEVSSSTPVYGKRVEHLKSVIKSCGMSVPPSIYKKVKQAPESKRESQLIKELEGILSREGLSANSTEKEIKEVKKKKERAKELEGIDLSNIVSSSRRRSTTSYVAPPPKPKIPVKTDGDDADEEEDDEEEDEEEEDGEEEDNGDVDESQDDNEDSD, encoded by the exons ATGGCAGAGGAATTACAAGGCAACGATACTCCGAAAGAAGAACCCATGGATGTAGCTGTTGGTATAGAGACGAAGATTCATAACGCTATGCGCTCTCGCATCTCTCACTTCAAGGAACAAGCCGA CTCTTTGACATTTGAGGGGGTTAGAAGGTTGTTGGAAAAGGACTTGTGTATGGAGACGTATACTTTAGATGTACACAAAAGATACGTCAAGCAGTGTTTGGTGAAG TGCTTAGAAGCTGATTTGGAAGACAATGTATCCAAGGATTCTGAGTTGACAGGGAGGAAAAGtgtaaataaagaagaagcgCCTGAATCACCTGAAGGGCATCAGTCCAAGAAAGGTGCAAAGGAACCTTGCTTGGAAGATGAGGAAAAAATGGAGGACTCTCCAGTTATGGGCCTTCTCACAGGACGTAGCacaaaaaatgttgaatctGATGGAATCAAAGGAATCAAAGGCAAAGATGACAAAGATGTTCCTAGTGAGAGTACAATTATGAAAGCGATTAGAAAAAGAACTTCTTATCTTAAAGCTAATTCAGA GAAAGTTACTATGGCTGGAGTTCGCCGCCTTCTGGAGGATGACCTTAAACTCACTAAAAATGTTCTTGACAGTTGTAAGAAGTTTATAAGCCAACAAGTAGAGGAG ATATTGACTTCTTGTGAAGCTGCTGAACAagtttctaatttgaaatctccGAAAAAGATCAGCAAAGAAAGCTCTTATTCTACTGAAGGGAGCAGCAGTGAGGAGGAAAACGATGAGGTAAACCCTGGAAAGACAAATGCAACTAAAGGAAGAATACCGGACtctaatgaaacaaaaaagcGGAAAAGGTCTACAAAGAAGACTGTCTCTGCCCAGAAGCAAAGCAAGCATGTCCAGGATACATCAGATGAGGATAGTGATGAAGGTGGTGGAAATGTCTCTGAAGATGGTCGATCTGGTTCATCTAATGAAAAACCTGTGAAG AAGGAAGTTTCAAGTTCCACTCCTGTCTATGGCAAGCGTGTTGAGCACTTGAAATCTGTTATCAAATCATGTGGGATGAG TGTTCCTCCATCGATTTATAAGAAAGTCAAGCAGGCACCTGAAAGCAAACGTGAATCACAACTTATAAAGGAGTTGGAGGGGATACTATCCAGAGAAGGACTATCTGCTAATTCCACGGAAAAAG AAATTAAGGAggtcaaaaagaagaaggaaagggCCAAAGAACTTGAAGGCATCGACTTAAGTAATATTGTCTCAAGTTCACGTAGAAGATCAACAACCAGTTATGTTGCACCACCTCCAAAACCGAAAATACCAGTTAAAACCGATGGCGATGATGCAGATGAGGAGgaggatgatgaagaagaagacgaggaagaagaggaCGGTGAGGAAGAGGATAATGGCGATGTTGATGAAAGCCAAG ATGACAATGAAGACAGTGATTGA
- the LOC101217045 gene encoding DNA ligase 1 isoform X1, with protein sequence MAEELQGNDTPKEEPMDVAVGIETKIHNAMRSRISHFKEQADSLTFEGVRRLLEKDLCMETYTLDVHKRYVKQCLVKCLEADLEDNVSKDSELTGRKSVNKEEAPESPEGHQSKKGAKEPCLEDEEKMEDSPVMGLLTGRSTKNVESDGIKGIKGKDDKDVPSESTIMKAIRKRTSYLKANSEKVTMAGVRRLLEDDLKLTKNVLDSCKKFISQQVEEILTSCEAAEQVSNLKSPKKISKESSYSTEGSSSEEENDEVNPGKTNATKGRIPDSNETKKRKRSTKKTVSAQKQSKHVQDTSDEDSDEGGGNVSEDGRSGSSNEKPVKKEVSSSTPVYGKRVEHLKSVIKSCGMSVPPSIYKKVKQAPESKRESQLIKELEGILSREGLSANSTEKEIKEVKKKKERAKELEGIDLSNIVSSSRRRSTTSYVAPPPKPKIPVKTDGDDADEEEDDEEEDEEEEDGEEEDNGDVDESQGEEFNEDDNEDSD encoded by the exons ATGGCAGAGGAATTACAAGGCAACGATACTCCGAAAGAAGAACCCATGGATGTAGCTGTTGGTATAGAGACGAAGATTCATAACGCTATGCGCTCTCGCATCTCTCACTTCAAGGAACAAGCCGA CTCTTTGACATTTGAGGGGGTTAGAAGGTTGTTGGAAAAGGACTTGTGTATGGAGACGTATACTTTAGATGTACACAAAAGATACGTCAAGCAGTGTTTGGTGAAG TGCTTAGAAGCTGATTTGGAAGACAATGTATCCAAGGATTCTGAGTTGACAGGGAGGAAAAGtgtaaataaagaagaagcgCCTGAATCACCTGAAGGGCATCAGTCCAAGAAAGGTGCAAAGGAACCTTGCTTGGAAGATGAGGAAAAAATGGAGGACTCTCCAGTTATGGGCCTTCTCACAGGACGTAGCacaaaaaatgttgaatctGATGGAATCAAAGGAATCAAAGGCAAAGATGACAAAGATGTTCCTAGTGAGAGTACAATTATGAAAGCGATTAGAAAAAGAACTTCTTATCTTAAAGCTAATTCAGA GAAAGTTACTATGGCTGGAGTTCGCCGCCTTCTGGAGGATGACCTTAAACTCACTAAAAATGTTCTTGACAGTTGTAAGAAGTTTATAAGCCAACAAGTAGAGGAG ATATTGACTTCTTGTGAAGCTGCTGAACAagtttctaatttgaaatctccGAAAAAGATCAGCAAAGAAAGCTCTTATTCTACTGAAGGGAGCAGCAGTGAGGAGGAAAACGATGAGGTAAACCCTGGAAAGACAAATGCAACTAAAGGAAGAATACCGGACtctaatgaaacaaaaaagcGGAAAAGGTCTACAAAGAAGACTGTCTCTGCCCAGAAGCAAAGCAAGCATGTCCAGGATACATCAGATGAGGATAGTGATGAAGGTGGTGGAAATGTCTCTGAAGATGGTCGATCTGGTTCATCTAATGAAAAACCTGTGAAG AAGGAAGTTTCAAGTTCCACTCCTGTCTATGGCAAGCGTGTTGAGCACTTGAAATCTGTTATCAAATCATGTGGGATGAG TGTTCCTCCATCGATTTATAAGAAAGTCAAGCAGGCACCTGAAAGCAAACGTGAATCACAACTTATAAAGGAGTTGGAGGGGATACTATCCAGAGAAGGACTATCTGCTAATTCCACGGAAAAAG AAATTAAGGAggtcaaaaagaagaaggaaagggCCAAAGAACTTGAAGGCATCGACTTAAGTAATATTGTCTCAAGTTCACGTAGAAGATCAACAACCAGTTATGTTGCACCACCTCCAAAACCGAAAATACCAGTTAAAACCGATGGCGATGATGCAGATGAGGAGgaggatgatgaagaagaagacgaggaagaagaggaCGGTGAGGAAGAGGATAATGGCGATGTTGATGAAAGCCAAGGTGAAGAATTTAACGAGG ATGACAATGAAGACAGTGATTGA